GGCGTGGCTCCCCTGGCATACGTGGACGAGGAGCTGCAAGCCTCCCAGGGCGAGGATGCAGCGAATGCACCCGACCAGTCCGCAGCTGAGTTCTAAGAGAGAAGGTACAGCGATGATTACCAACTACGTCACCCATCCCAGCACTCAGCAGCACACGCTCTCGGTCCTAGTAGAGAACCGGCCGGGCGTGCTGGCGCGCGTAACTGAGCTCTTTGCCCGCCGCTCCTTCAACATCGACTCGCTCTCGGTCTCCTCCACCGAGCGCGCCGACATCTCCCGCATTACGGTCACGGCCGACGCGGAGCCCGAGCCCCTGGAGCAGATTATCAAGCAGCTGAACAAGCTCCTGCACGTTTTGAAGATTGTGGAGCTGGACCCGGACCAGGCTGTCGAGCGCGAGCTGGTGCTCATCAAGGTCAAGGCCAACGAGCGCACCCGGTCCGATGTATTGGAAATTGTCAAGCTTTTCCGCGTGCGTGTGGTGGACGTACACCCCGAGTCGCTCACCATTGAAGCGACGGGCGCCCAGGGCAAGTTGGACGCGCTCATGGGCCTCTTAGCCCCCTACGGAGTAGTGGAGCTGGTCCGCTCTGGCGCTGTAGCCGTCACCCGTGGCCCCAAGGCTCTGAGCGAAAAAGTGCCAGAGACCGAGACCGGCGAGCGCCGAAGCAAACGATAAATACTGTATAAAGTCCACTATTTGGAGCCAGTGCAGAGAGTCCCCGCAAGCACCCCGCAGCCAGCCCTACCCGCTAGGCTGCGGGCTTACTGCTCCGGCCCGCTCCAAGCCTCGCGGTATATTTGAACATCATGCCCACTTATGATCTTGGTTTAGAAGACGTTTCTCTCTCCTTCGCTACGAAGGATATTTTTTCCCACGTCACGCAAGGCGTTTTCGAGGGCGACCGCATTGGCATTGTGGGCCGCAACGGCGACGGCAAATCCACCCTCCTGCGCCTGCTGGCTGGCCTGCAAACCCCGGACTCTGGCCGCGTCACCCGCCGAGGTGGGCTCACCCTAGGCCTGCTGGACCAGCGCGACTCCATTGACGACCAGGCTACGGTGCGCCAGGCTGCCCTGGGCGAGCGCGAGGACTACGAGTGGGCTGCAGACTCCAACTCCCGCGAAATCGTGCAGACCCTGCTGGCTGGCATGAACTTGGACGCCCAGGTCGGCTCCCTCTCCGGCGGCCAGCGCAGGCGCGTGGACTTGGCCCGCCTCCTCCTGCGCGACTGGGATATTCTGGCCCTTGACGAGCCCACGAATCACCTAGACATCGTGACCATTCACTGGCTGGCTGAGCACCTAAAAAACCGCTGGTCTCAAGGCTCCGGGGCCTTCCTCATCGTCACCCACGACCGCTGGTTCCTGGACGAAGTTTGCTCCAGCATGTGGGAGGTGCACGACGGCAGCATCGACCCCTTCGAGGGCGGCTACTCGGCCTACATGCTCCAGCGGGTGGAGCGCGACCGCCAGGCTCAGGTGGCCGAGAACAAGCGGCAAAATCTGGCCCGCAAGGAGCTGGCCTGGCTCACTCGTGGTGCCCGCGCCCGCGCTACCAAGCAGAAGTTCCATGTCAAAGCAGCCACCGAGCTGATTGCCGACGTACCACCCATGAGGGACACCCTGGAGCTCAAGCGCATGGCCACGGCCCGCCTAGGCAAGCAGGTGGTGGACTTGAAAGATGTCACCAAGACCTACTCCAGCGAGGGTTCCGGCAGCAGCGAAAGCACCGAGACTGAGCCGAGCGAAGGCACCCTAGCCAGCCCGGAGCCGGTCCGCACGGTGATTAACGACGTGACTTGGCTGATTGGCCCCGGCGACCGCTTCGGCATCGTCGGCGCCAACGGAGCCGGCAAATCCACCCTCCTGGGCTTGATTGACGGCAGCATTGAGCCCACGTCCGGCCGGGTTAAAATCGGCAAAACTGTGAAGTTTGCAGTCCTCACCCAGCGCTTGGACGAGCTGGAGGAGCTGGGCCAGTACAAGATTCGGGAGGTCCTCTCCCGCTACAAGTCCACCTACATGGTGGAGGGCAAGGAGGTCACGCCCGCCCAGCTGATGGAACGGCTCGGCTTCGCGGCGGCCCAGCTGATGACACCGATTGCGGACCTCTCTGGCGGCCAAAAGCGCCGTATGCAACTGCTTTTAATCCTGCTGGACGAGCCCAACGTGCTAATTATGGACGAGCCTGGCAACGACCTGGACACCGACATGCTGGCCGTCATGGAGGACCTGCTGGACTCCTGGCCCGGCACGCTGATTGTCGTCTCCCACGACCGCTACCTGCTGGAGCGCGTGACCGACGAGCAGTTTGCGCTCATGGGCGGCAAGGTTCGTCACCTGCCCGGAGGCGTGGACGACTACCTGAACATGGTGGATTCCGGCCAGGCCCAGGCCGTTGCGGCCGCCGACACGGACGCCCAGCGCTCAGCTTCGTCCATCACCTCGGCCGACAGCTCCAAGCCTGAAACCAAGGGAGAGCGCCAAACCCAGCACGAGCTGAGCAAAAAATCACGCTCTATCGAGCGCAAACTGGCCAAGCTCAACAGCCAGGTCGAGGATTTGCAGGCGCAGATGGCTGCCCACGACCCCGCCGATTACGAGGGCTTGGGCCAGCTCAACGAGCAGCTCAAGGCCGTCCGCAGCGAAATCGAGCCCCTGGAAGAGGAGTGGCTCTCCATCGGCGAGCAGCTCGAAGACTAGTCTCCTTGGGCCGCGTCCGGCAGATCGAGTGCGAAACGCGCTAGAAAGGCAAACAGCACTAAAAAACACGCACCGAATGGACAAGCCCGTGAGCGCAGATAGGCAACTCAAGGGGTTCAAACAAAGGTATTTCCAGACCGACGCACCTTCGAGTAGTGAGCCAAGTACTCCGGCAGCCAAGCCATCGCTATGGTCTTAACCGGCAGCTACTTATTCTTCCCCTTATGTTTGCCTGCCTTATGCTCGTCATCGCTGGCTGCTGCCTCTTCCTCTGTCGGCTGGGCTGCGCAGGTCGAGCAGCGCGCAGCGAAGGCTGAGAAAATCGCATCTGCCAACGGCTGGAAGAGGGCTTCTTTGCCTTGGAAATCTTCTAAGAGCTGGGCAATTTGCCCCTTCTTCATCCCCTTCACAACTTCTGGCTCGCTCAGCCACTGCTCGAAGAGCGGCCCAGTCACTTCCACATGGAATTGCAGGCCCAGGGCCGAGCCTGCGCGGAAGGCCTCCACCTTGGTCGCCTCAGATTTCGCTAAGAGCTTAGCATCCGGCGGCAGGGTCACACAGTCCGAGTGCCACTGCAAGACCGGCGTCTCTTTTTGCACCCAAGCGGGCACAGCGTCGTCGGCCGCCACCCATTTTACGGTTGAGAGCTCGCGCCGCTCTTTCTTCGCCGGTTCCAGCTCCCCGCCCAGTGCTCGCGCCAAAATTTGGTGCCCCAAGCAGATGCCCAGCACCGGCAGCTCCGCCTCAGTGGCCGCCTTCGCCAGCTTAGTCTCAGCCTTGAGCCCCGGGAACTGCTCGTAGTCGTCAGCCCGCATGGGCCCGCCCAGCAGAACCAAGCCCGCCAATTCGCCCGGCTCCGGCAAGGAAGGTTTCTTAATGCTGGCCACCGTCAGCGTCTCGGTTTCCAGCCCCGCGTCTTCGAGGTTCTCTCCTAAGCGGCCGGGCCGTTCCCAGGCAGCATGTTGCAAGATCAGCACTTTGCGTTTCGCCATATTCCCATTGTGCCACCTAGGGCGGTCTAATTCCCGACCACTCCCCTCCTCCACATGCCCAAACACCAGTATTTCCAAGCCCTGACCCCGCGACCACACGCGCGTACAAACCCCTTCCGAATAACGAATAACATAGTCAAGTATTTAGATATTGAGCCCCGCAACTGCACGCGCCACAAACCCCTTTCACACCGTCGTAACTGTTATGAGCCTACAATCAACGCAAAAAGTACTGACAATCTGACAGTAGGATTACCGATAATCTGACAGTAGGACTTCTGATAATTCGACATTAGACCCACAAATACCGCAGAATTCCAACCTTTCTTAGGGACATCGATTGATACCCCAAAGGGCAGCGCAGAACCAGCGCTCCACACGAGCCTACATAAAGAGCTGACCGCTCCCTAACCACCAGGGAAGGCGACGAACCAACCACCACAAGCCGCGCAAATGCACAAGGAACTAACCACCACTAACTACTGAAACCACCAAGGAAGCAACCCGCCCAGCCCACAAGCGTGTGAGCAGCAGCAACCAACCTTATTGCCGCTACTCAGCCAATGATGCTAGACTGTCCATATTGCAAGAGAAAGCTGTGCGTTCAGCACGGGTTGGGGAGCCCATCTGAGCAAGGTCATTTAAGTGGCCAGCAGCACGAATACATGAGTTTTATTAGGCCGAGTGCCACAGGCGCTCACAGGCCTTGCGGAGGGTTTTTATGCGTACAGTACGGGCTATGAGCGCTACCGTATTAGCAATATCCATGACCATCCTGGGGGGGGGGTACGCTAGTTTAGCGGCCACCCAACCAGCCCACGCAGAACCCACTACAACCACCACACAACGCACATCACCCACACCAAACAAGAACAGCAACGCCGCTGCCCAACACACACCCAACAACCACACTAACGCCACTCAACCCACGCTAAGCAATCGCACCAACTCCCCCAACCAAACCCCTCAA
This window of the Bombiscardovia nodaiensis genome carries:
- a CDS encoding GMP synthase; the encoded protein is MWSRGQGLEILVFGHVEEGSGRELDRPRWHNGNMAKRKVLILQHAAWERPGRLGENLEDAGLETETLTVASIKKPSLPEPGELAGLVLLGGPMRADDYEQFPGLKAETKLAKAATEAELPVLGICLGHQILARALGGELEPAKKERRELSTVKWVAADDAVPAWVQKETPVLQWHSDCVTLPPDAKLLAKSEATKVEAFRAGSALGLQFHVEVTGPLFEQWLSEPEVVKGMKKGQIAQLLEDFQGKEALFQPLADAIFSAFAARCSTCAAQPTEEEAAASDDEHKAGKHKGKNK
- a CDS encoding ABC transporter ATP-binding protein: MPTYDLGLEDVSLSFATKDIFSHVTQGVFEGDRIGIVGRNGDGKSTLLRLLAGLQTPDSGRVTRRGGLTLGLLDQRDSIDDQATVRQAALGEREDYEWAADSNSREIVQTLLAGMNLDAQVGSLSGGQRRRVDLARLLLRDWDILALDEPTNHLDIVTIHWLAEHLKNRWSQGSGAFLIVTHDRWFLDEVCSSMWEVHDGSIDPFEGGYSAYMLQRVERDRQAQVAENKRQNLARKELAWLTRGARARATKQKFHVKAATELIADVPPMRDTLELKRMATARLGKQVVDLKDVTKTYSSEGSGSSESTETEPSEGTLASPEPVRTVINDVTWLIGPGDRFGIVGANGAGKSTLLGLIDGSIEPTSGRVKIGKTVKFAVLTQRLDELEELGQYKIREVLSRYKSTYMVEGKEVTPAQLMERLGFAAAQLMTPIADLSGGQKRRMQLLLILLDEPNVLIMDEPGNDLDTDMLAVMEDLLDSWPGTLIVVSHDRYLLERVTDEQFALMGGKVRHLPGGVDDYLNMVDSGQAQAVAAADTDAQRSASSITSADSSKPETKGERQTQHELSKKSRSIERKLAKLNSQVEDLQAQMAAHDPADYEGLGQLNEQLKAVRSEIEPLEEEWLSIGEQLED
- the ilvH gene encoding acetolactate synthase small subunit — protein: MITNYVTHPSTQQHTLSVLVENRPGVLARVTELFARRSFNIDSLSVSSTERADISRITVTADAEPEPLEQIIKQLNKLLHVLKIVELDPDQAVERELVLIKVKANERTRSDVLEIVKLFRVRVVDVHPESLTIEATGAQGKLDALMGLLAPYGVVELVRSGAVAVTRGPKALSEKVPETETGERRSKR